In Kaistella sp. 97-N-M2, the sequence CTTTCCGAAAACATTTTTTGGTAGAAAAAAAATTCATACCTTTGCACACCCTTTTTAAGGGAAAAATTATGTTTAATCGTAAACGAAAAAAGTGTGAATACATTAAGTTACAAAACCGTCTCGGCTAACAAAGCTACTGCAAATAAAGAATGGGTTGTGGTAGACGCTGAAGGACAACCTTTAGGAAGATTAGCTTCCAAGGTTGCAAAGATTTTGAGAGGTAAGCACAAAACGAATTTCACCCCTCACGCAGATTGCGGAGATAATGTGATCGTTTTGAATGCTGGAAAGATTACTCTTTCCGGAAACAAGTGGGCTGACAAAACTTACATTTGGCATACTGGTTATCCAGGCGGTCAAAAGTCTATGACTGCTCTTGAACTTCAAAAGAAAGATTCTTTGAAAGTATTGGAAAAATCTGTAAAAGGAATGATTCCAAAAACTAAATTAGGGAATCAACTGTTCAAAAACCTTTATTTATATGAAGGAACTGAGCACAAACATGAAGCGCAACAGCCGAAAGTAATTAATATTAACGAATTCAAATAATTAATATGTCAATAGTTCATAAAATCGGAAGAAGAAAAACTTCTGTTGCAAGAGTTTACGTGAGACCAGGTTCTGGTGTGATCACGATAAACAAAAAGGATTCTAAGGAATACTTTGGAACTGACGTTTTGGTTTACAAAGTGAATCAGCCATTTTTATTAACAGAAACAGCGGGTCAGTACGACGTAACTGTGAATGTTTTCGGTGGTGGTATCACAGGACAGGCTGAAGCAATCAGACTGGGAGTTTCCAGAGCTTTATGCGAAATCAACGAAGAATTCCGTTTGCTTTTGAAGCCACACGGATTGCTTACAAGAGACGCAAGAATGGTTGAAAGAAAAAAACCAGGTCAGAAAAAAGCAAGAAAGAAATTCCAATTCTCCAAACGTTAATACGAGACTGGAGACTTATAGATTTGAGATCAGAGACTTTTTTGTCTCGTGTCTGTTATCTATTCATCTATTATCTAATAACAAAATGCCCCATTAGTTTAGCACCCAAACATTTCTCCCATCTAAAGAAATTGTTGATTGCATAAAGCGGCACGTAAACTAAAAACAAAAAAGAGACATGGCAAAAGCAAATGTTAAAGACCTTTTAGAGGCAGGCGTACACTTTGGTCACATGACCCGTAAGTGGAATCCAAATATGGCTCCATACATTTTTATGGAGAAAAACGGTATTCACATCGTAGACTTACATAAAACAGCAGTAAAATTGGACGAAGCGTGTTCCGCTTTGGAAAAAATTACCTCTGCAGGTAAAAAAGTTCTTTTCGTAGCAACTAAAAAGCAAGCGAAAGAAGTGGTAGCAAAATATGCTGCTGAACTTAATATGCCTTATATTACTGAAAGATGGCCCGGAGGAATGTTAACAAATTTTGTTACCATCCGAAAAGCGGTTAAGAAAATGAACCAGATTGATAAAATGAAGAAAGACGGAACTTTCGAAACTTTATCTAAAAAAGAAAGACTTCAGGTTGACCGTCAAAGAGCAAACCTGGAGAAAAATTTAGGTTCAATCTCCGACATGGTTCGTCTACCATCAGCACTTTTTGTGGTTGATATTATGAAAGAGCACATCGCCGTTACCGAAGCAAAAAAATTGGGAATTCCAATTTTCGCGATCGTTGATACGAATTCTGATCCAAGAAAAGTAGAATACGTTATCCCAGGAAACGATGATGCATCCAAATCTATTGATATGTTGTTGAGCATTGTTTCATCTTCCATCAAAGACGGATTGTCTCAAAGAAAAGCAGACAAAGAAAAATCCAAAGAAGAAGGCGAAAAGGTTTCAGCAGATGCTGATGCTGATTTCGATTCTGAAGCTCCTGCAACTGCAGCAGAATAAGATTTTATCTTCAAATACAAAAAGGTTCAGAATTTTTCTGAACCTTTTTTTTATCTCTTATTTAAAAAGCCGTGCCCCCGAAGAAAAGTTCCGTTTAAACTTCCCGATATTTATCTGCCGAAGCCTTACAAACGGAAAAGCAGGCTTAAGCCCGCTTCCTTCTGATTAATTTCTTCTAACCTTTATATATAACCCTACGCTAGTTATTTAACTCAATTTGATGCGCCGTTTCTACCCTGCGCGTAGGACTGAAGTTGTACCACCGGGTTGTTTAAAATCACCAGCATATTTTTTGCAATATTTTTGGTAGAACTGTACCGCGCATCGCAAACGTTGCTGCTGAGCTGATAATCTCCTTTTTTTATAACCACCGAATTTTCCCCATGTGCCGGAACCGCAAGGTTGTAATAATATTCACCCTGAATCCGGACAATCATATTACAGTCGGAATTATTTTGCAGCAGCAGAATTGCCTCTTTATTCGAAACATCATTATTGAAAAGCTGGTTTAGAAGTTTCACTGTTTTTTTCTGGTGATTGCCGGAATTTTCGTCCAACAGTTTTCGAAACTCTTCGGCTTCAGCGTTATGTTTTTGTTGCACAACACTCCTCGGGATTTCGGTTACCACTGGCTTTAACGAAGCGAAAGACGTTTTGCCCGCTTTCATCCAGGTAGAATTTCGCAGGGAAATTAATTTTGGCTTCAGCACGGATCTTCGGGGATCATCGGGATGTGCAACGCGAAGAAAATTTTCAATTTCCTTTATATTGGTGCTTTTTAAAATATCGGATTTCTTTTTTTGTGCAGAAAGATGTAGCGCACTGAAAACCGTAAGAATAAGAGCAGCTTTCTTCATTTACGCGGACTGATTATTTAATTTTGAATTTTATATAGGTAATTGTTTTGCCTTTTGCAGAAAAAAGCCCTTCATAATAGGTTTTAATTTCTCTCAAAAGCGGCGTCTCCGGATCGAATTCCGGCGCACCGTAAATATCGTGGTTCGCAAAAAGTATTTCGTGGCCTAAACCCTGAAGCAAACCCAACGTGTAGCCGTGCAGAAATTCCGAGTCCGTTTTCAAATGCATAATTCCATCTTTCTTCAAGATCTTTTGGTAGCGTTCCAAAAACTCGGGACCCGTCATGCGGTGCTTTGTTCGTCGGTATTTGATTTGAGGATCAGGAAACGTAATCCAGATTTCGTCTATCTCATCTTCCGCAAAAAACTGATCAACCAGTTCGA encodes:
- the rpsB gene encoding 30S ribosomal protein S2, yielding MAKANVKDLLEAGVHFGHMTRKWNPNMAPYIFMEKNGIHIVDLHKTAVKLDEACSALEKITSAGKKVLFVATKKQAKEVVAKYAAELNMPYITERWPGGMLTNFVTIRKAVKKMNQIDKMKKDGTFETLSKKERLQVDRQRANLEKNLGSISDMVRLPSALFVVDIMKEHIAVTEAKKLGIPIFAIVDTNSDPRKVEYVIPGNDDASKSIDMLLSIVSSSIKDGLSQRKADKEKSKEEGEKVSADADADFDSEAPATAAE
- the rplM gene encoding 50S ribosomal protein L13, with the translated sequence MNTLSYKTVSANKATANKEWVVVDAEGQPLGRLASKVAKILRGKHKTNFTPHADCGDNVIVLNAGKITLSGNKWADKTYIWHTGYPGGQKSMTALELQKKDSLKVLEKSVKGMIPKTKLGNQLFKNLYLYEGTEHKHEAQQPKVININEFK
- the rpsI gene encoding 30S ribosomal protein S9 is translated as MSIVHKIGRRKTSVARVYVRPGSGVITINKKDSKEYFGTDVLVYKVNQPFLLTETAGQYDVTVNVFGGGITGQAEAIRLGVSRALCEINEEFRLLLKPHGLLTRDARMVERKKPGQKKARKKFQFSKR
- the trmB gene encoding tRNA (guanosine(46)-N7)-methyltransferase TrmB; protein product: MGKNKLARFAENETLPNVFQPTRAEALDNYELKGRWRKEVFKNENPVVLELGCGKGEYSVGLAKAFPDKNFIGIDIKGARFWFGAKEAIEENLTNVAFLRTQIELVDQFFAEDEIDEIWITFPDPQIKYRRTKHRMTGPEFLERYQKILKKDGIMHLKTDSEFLHGYTLGLLQGLGHEILFANHDIYGAPEFDPETPLLREIKTYYEGLFSAKGKTITYIKFKIK
- a CDS encoding DUF6759 domain-containing protein, translating into MKKAALILTVFSALHLSAQKKKSDILKSTNIKEIENFLRVAHPDDPRRSVLKPKLISLRNSTWMKAGKTSFASLKPVVTEIPRSVVQQKHNAEAEEFRKLLDENSGNHQKKTVKLLNQLFNNDVSNKEAILLLQNNSDCNMIVRIQGEYYYNLAVPAHGENSVVIKKGDYQLSSNVCDARYSSTKNIAKNMLVILNNPVVQLQSYAQGRNGASN